A genomic region of Arachis hypogaea cultivar Tifrunner chromosome 5, arahy.Tifrunner.gnm2.J5K5, whole genome shotgun sequence contains the following coding sequences:
- the LOC112800531 gene encoding probable indole-3-acetic acid-amido synthetase GH3.1 has translation MACGSELLSPSPIEQPLAPATACDEKSAKALQFIEEVTKNTDSVQERVLEEIMRQNADTEYLKRFDLNGATDRKSFKSKIPVVTYEDLQPDIQRIANGDRSTIFCAYPISEFLTSSGTSAGERKLMPFIHEELDRRQLLYSLLMPVMNQYVPDLDKGKALHFLFVKAETKTPGGLVARPVLTSYYKSDHFKNRPFDPYNLYTSPNEAILCPDSFQSMYTQMLCGLIMRHQVLRVGAVFASGLLRAIRFLQLNWQQLSHDISTGTLSPKITDPSIRECMAKLLKPDPELAEFINMECSSEDWERIITRIWPNTKYLDVIVTGAMAQYIPTLDYYSGGLPKACTMYGSSECYFGLNLRPISDPSDVSYTIMPNMGYFEFIPHDDSSPLTLSRDSPPPLVDLAYVEVGKYYELVITTYCGLNRYRVGDILQVTRFHNTAPEFRFVRRKNVLLSIDSDKTDESELQRGIENASVLLKEFNTTVVEYTSYADTKSIPGHYVIYWELMIKNASRPPTNEVLNQCCLAMEESLNSVYRQGRVADNSIGPLEIRVVKNGTFEELMDYAISRGASINQYKVPRCVSFTPIMELLDSRVISVHFSPAAPHWTPERRR, from the exons ATGGCTTGTGGTTCTGAGTTGTTGTCACCCTCTCCTATTGAACAGCCTTTAGCTCCTGCAACTGCTTGTGATGAGAAGAGCGCAAAGGCTCTTCAGTTCATCGAGGAGGTCACAAAAAACACCGACTCGGTCCAGGAGAGAGTTTTGGAGGAGATTATGCGCCAGAACGCCGACACAGAGTATCTGAAGCGATTTGACCTAAACGGAGCCACTGACCGGAAGAGCTTCAAGTCCAAAATTCCTGTCGTTACTTACGAGGATCTTCAGCCTGATATCCAGCGCATTGCAAATGGTGACCGCTCTACAATCTTCTGCGCTTACCCAATCTCTGAGTTCCTCACCAG TTCTGGCACATCTGCTGGCGAAAGAAAACTGATGCCGTTCATTCATGAGGAGTTAGACCGACGTCAGTTACTGTACAGCCTTCTCATGCCAGTCATGAACCA GTACGTTCCTGATTTGGACAAAGGAAAAGCGCTTCACTTCCTGTTCGTCAAGGCAGAAACGAAGACCCCCGGAGGGCTGGTGGCGCGGCCGGTGCTAACAAGCTACTACAAAAGCGACCACTTCAAGAACCGTCCGTTTGACCCATACAACTTGTACACTAGCCCGAATGAGGCGATCCTCTGCCCCGATTCGTTCCAGAGTATGTACACACAGATGCTATGCGGCCTCATCATGCGCCACCAAGTCCTCCGCGTCGGCGCCGTCTTCGCCTCCGGCCTTCTCAGGGCCATCCGCTTCCTCCAGCTTAACTGGCAACAGTTGAGCCATGACATCTCAACCGGAACCCTAAGCCCCAAAATCACCGACCCTTCCATAAGGGAATGCATGGCCAAACTCCTCAAACCCGACCCGGAGCTTGCGGAATTCATAAACATGGAGTGCTCCAGTGAGGACTGGGAACGGATAATCACAAGAATCTGGCCAAATACTAAGTACCTGGACGTGATCGTCACCGGTGCCATGGCGCAATACATTCCCACGCTGGACTACTACAGTGGTGGATTACCTAAAGCTTGCACCATGTACGGTTCCTCCGAGTGCTACTTTGGTCTTAATCTCAGGCCAATTTCGGATCCTTCTGACGTTTCTTACACCATTATGCCAAACATGGGTTACTTCGAGTTCATTCCACACGATGACTCGTCTCCTCTCACTCTCTCCCGCGACTCGCCGCCGCCGCTCGTTGACCTCGCCTACGTCGAAGTCGGGAAGTACTACGAGCTCGTTATCACAACCTACTGCGGCCTCAACCGTTACCGTGTGGGTGACATTCTTCAAGTCACAAGGTTCCACAACACCGCGCCAGAATTCCGCTTTGTAAGAAGAAAGAACGTTCTTTTGAGCATCGATTCTGACAAAACCGATGAATCGGAGCTTCAGAGAGGCATAGAGAACGCATCTGTGCTGTTAAAGGAGTTCAACACGACGGTGGTTGAGTACACGAGTTATGCAGACACAAAATCGATCCCAGGGCATTACGTGATTTACTGGGAGCTTATGATAAAGAACGCTTCTCGTCCTCCAACTAATGAAGTTCTAAACCAGTGCTGCTTGGCAATGGAGGAGTCTTTAAACTCGGTTTATAGACAGGGAAGAGTTGCAGATAACTCAATTGGTCCTTTGGAAATAAGAGTGGTGAAGAATGGAACATTTGAGGAGCTCATGGACTATGCTATCTCCAGGGGTGCGTCCATTAATCAGTACAAGGTTCCAAGGTGCGTAAGCTTCACACCAATAATGGAACTGCTCGACTCTAGGGTGATCTCTGTTCATTTCAGCCCAGCTGCACCTCACTGGACACCGGAACGTCGTCGTTGA